The nucleotide window GGTGTAAACATGTTCAAAATTTCATTAATCATCATTACTGGTAATGAGACATACAAGCTTGTGGGTAAACAGCAGAGTGAGTACggaacatcctcaatcgccgaccaagaaaaagttcaaatatTAACCATCATCTGGAAAATTAATGCTTACACAGTTTTCAgagattctcaagggccagtattggaacatgatggaaaaaaaagtttatcaaTCAGCAATGCTTGTTACAgagagatgcttattgaagagctgcagcctaaacttcagattaaacacagaggactgctatccaaggacgttgtgatcttgcatgtcAATGCATTACCACACAAAACTTAGGTTTGAGATGATatagcatcctccctatagtacTGATCTTTCTCCAtcctttcacctgtttggtccattgaaagcagccctacgaggagaAATATTCACCTCTGGTGAAGaggtgaagacagcggtgcatagCCGCATGCAGCTCAGTCTAAAACATTCTTTAATGCAGGAATATGAAAACTTGTTGGAAGATGGACAAAGTGTTGAAAATCAAGGAGAAtacgtaatatatatatatatatatatatatatatatatatatatatatatgtatttgtcttttccaaccgctaattaaaataaattctacagtagTGCGGATAACTTTCGAcctacaataataaaatatttccccaAACTGACAAACTGCTGTTGCATTTATACCCAAATATTGCTAGTGTACACATACACGCTCGAACACACCTCTGAGCCACTATATTGTTGAGGCGGCTGAGTCCAGATGTTCCCTGTGTGGTGACGGAGGTCACTGAAGAGTCATCGAGTTTCCTTCCATAAGATGAGCTAAagtcagagttatacacagagTTATAAGCAGATCATACATGtgctcatggtgtgtgtgtgtgtgtgtgtgtgtgttactaacCTGCGAGGTAAAGAAGGGTTCTGTTGTGCCGGCTCACTGCCTGACTGGCTGTTCAGCCTCCGTGTGTAAGAGGAGCTCCTGCTCAACCAGCTGCGCACAAATCAAAGAACACGTCTTGtaccagttaaaaataaaaccatgatGTATTTGCTGTGTCTCCGGCGTACAGACCTGCTGGGGTTGTCGGAGACGGTACTGGTGCTGCTGTCGCCGACGCTGAACAGGCGCCTGGACGGAGTCGGTTGCACTCGGGCTAACCTGGGCTCCTGCACAGAGAACACGTGTTTATGTTGGTGCGGGAATGAATTCTCTCTGGATGAAGTAGCTGAGTCGCTGGCTGTCTACCAACAAAGTGTGAACACTCACCTTTTTATCGAAGCaccacaaattaaaaaaagtaaaaggatATTCACTCGTACATGtgcttatgtaaaaaaaaaaacaacaacaacaaatgaatAGTAATTCTGATGCTTATTCTCAGAATGAACCGGTCAAACCACCACCAAAGGGTAAAAATGCATACAAAATTTGTAACTTGATCTTTCTTTCCTGTTTCACTGCCTGAACATGTTCAAGCTCAAAAACATCAGCAGTATGGTAAAGAAGTGAAATGACAGCTGCGAAGGTTTGTACAACAACAGCAAACATGTCTATTTTAGCTGGAACCCTACTGACAGACATTAACCACGTTAAAATGTTTTgagtacagaaataaaaaaaattgtgtggcACACAAGAAAACGCCTACTAGCACTCTTAGCCAGAATAGCCAGACAAAGTACGGTTAACGTAGCTACCAGCAGGGGGTGCTTGATAAAACaccaaaaaataaagagaagtaTGCATGAAAGTGTGCGCGCGTGCGGTGTTACCTTTGTGTCAATGTCTGAGGTGAGTCTCGGACTGGAAGCCGAGCGGGACATCCCGGCGCTTGAGGTGCTTTCTGTGCCCCGTGGGTTTTCAGTGGCCGTATCAGACACGCCTGAGGGTCCCAGAGTTACTGAGCTGCCAGCTTTGCGCAGAGACGTCCTCCATGAACCCGGGGCTTCGCTCACTGCAGGCCGTGTCGGCTCcggctaaacacacacatacacgcacaaaATTCCCTTAACATACAATAAAAAGTACTACTCTACCACTGAGAGCAAAACTTGAAAATCTAAATGGTATAACCTTTAAAAATACgtgtaattaataataagtaatgAAAAGCACGCTTGTGGGTGGATACCAAGTCATCAGGATAGCTTGTAATATAACAGTGCAAAATCAAAACTGAACATATTCTTATTTCCTTATCTGTCTTAAAAGTCCCACTAATACATGTGACTTATACTATACTAAAAATAATCAAAGCTAGATTATTTAAAGGGATAAATAACATTCAAGCCACCATGTCCTGACAGAATGATCTCATGCGTAAGTGCATTTCAGATCATGCGGTGCTGTTTGTATGGGTTTACAGTACAAGGCTTTTGTAAAGCacctttttattttggtttgttgTGCTGCTTGTTGTTGTCGTGGTCGTTAAAGAAGTAGCATTGTTGCGCTTGTTGTTTAAGTTGTTGATCAACTCCCTGGTTTTTGCCttttctgaaaaagaaaatgcttcACAATTGAATCTCGAACATAATcacaatcatcatcattaacatcatcatcaacatgaAAAACACCAACCCTGTGCTCTGACACATGACCATTTTAACAGTACAAGTGAAATATACAATTGTTTCCTTTTCTAATTGCTCAAGTGAGGTATTATGTTGcactagaaaataaaaatattttctgaaaGGTACGAGAGAAAGGTTGGGGTTGGACACACGGTTGAGACGCCGGAGGAGGAAATAGAACGAGCAGGTGAGACGCCGGAATATGAAAGAGGACAGGTGGGTAAGACGCCGAGGGGAAGAAGACACACGGGTGAGACTTCAAAGTGCGGAGAAAAGATAGACGGGTGGGACGCCGAGGGGAAGAGGACAGGCAGGTGAAACTCCGAGGGCAGGGTGAGAAAAGGCAGGTGAGACGCTGGGGGGGAGGGGGCAGGCAGTACTGAGGGCTCTAAACGGCGATGACCATACACACAATGATGATGCCCAAGTCAGAGACTGTTTCCATAAAATGCGGTGCTCGCAGGGCTCACCTGATTCAGCGTCGCTCTCCGACTCGCTCTCCTCCTCCGAGCTGGAGCTGCTGGATGCTTTGGACGGGGCACCTGAACGGCTCTGGGTGTTtgactcctcctcctcttcctccgtGGGTGGAGTCTGGAGGGTGGGTGGAGGGtgcttctctctctcgtgcAATGTGATCTTCTCCTTGCTGCTCATACGAGAGATGGACGTCCTGCAGGGGCGGCCCAACGCAGCCAGCCAGGCACGAGTGACATGCAAACCAGCCAATCGGTGCGAGCAACAGAACAGGTGAAGCGAATGAGTGTGCAGGCAGTTTGGCTGCGGTGTGAAAGGTATTGGCACCCCGAGTTCTGATTTGGTGCGTTAACCAGAAAAATGGTCAATATtcttaaaaagtatatatacattTCAGAATGGGGGATCCAATACCTTTAAGAATGTGTGTTTCATCAACATTctcacataaaattaaaacaatactgaaattATTAATCTGTacttttaaacacaaatgaGACTTCTATTGCTAGGACGCTATTCTCCGGCTCAGTCCAAATTTCATTCGATATCCCTGAGGCCCACCATTATACTCATCTTCGTGTTGGTGTTTATGTTTACACATGCAATTCAAATATTGCGTCCTGTTTTTGTGAGGCCAGAGCTGGTGGGTGAAATAACATGCAAGACCGCATCTGAGTCACACTccacatgtgcatgtgtgcgtttACCTGCGAGGACGGACGGGTGCCATCGAGATGGGTGGACTGGTTTCGATAACCGATAGTGGGATCTTCATCTTCTGTTTCGCTGTACGCATCTGAAGATTAACACATGACACCAGGTTAACGCAGCAATCAAACCTGTTAAAATCCCTCCACCTCATCCCTGTGTAAAACCCCTGATAATCtgtcaaaataattaataaaaccaaACATGCAGCAGCCATACGGTAAGccttttttacacaaataagtGCCAGAGTATAGCAAAAGGTAATATAATAAACAGAGTCTGACACTCTATTGTGTGACGTCCTTATATGGTTCCTTATTTGAGGAGTGCTGCCCTACAATAACTCTCTatgctctgtgtatgtgtgtgtctgagaaagagagagagagagagagagagagagagagagagaaagaaagcgcAAGTGTGCACGCATGTGCCTGTTATAACAAACTGCTGGCTTTCAGAGTGTGTTCCAGCCCAGATAACCTTTTCTTGAAAGAGTGAAAGTGGTCTTTGAACATAAACCAGAGAGCGAGGTGATAAGATAGCACTTCCCATGTGGAACATACCACACTGCACAAACacggacacacaaacacacttacgGCATTTTGCTTCTTTTGCAGCTCCTCCAACTTTTCCACCAGATTCTCATCGGCGACGTCAATAGCAGTTTGACCCTTAAAAAAACGACTTACATCAGACAGAAACTTACGGCAGAGTAAAGGAAAGACAAAAATGATTTCTGATGTGTTTACCACATTATTGACAGCATTCATGTCACACATGTGATCCGCGAGGAGACTGCACGCCTCCTCCTGCCCCCAGTGAGCAGCAGCATGCAGAGCCGTCCAGCCATCACAGTCCCGACTGTCCACGTCCAGCTTACACTTCAGTAACACcctgcgcgcgcacacacacacattgttttccTGTAGGCAGAAAAACTAAAAGTGCTCGGTGATCCGTGGCACAGCAAACACTCACTTGAGCACTTCGATGTAGCCTTTAGCTGCGGCTACGTGCAGCGGCGTGGCCTTAGTGTTTGGATGAGGCACCAGGGAACCACTTCCTGCTAAAACAGCCATGACGTCTTGCATCATcactctctcctcctctctccttGCCTGCTCCACGTCCACACCTGACGCACATAGGGTTTGGTTTACACTGTTTATAATAGAGTTTTTATCTACATGTACTTTACCTTTTCAGGAACACTATTCAAGAATGTTTTCCCACTAAAGTTTTaggatttgtttattattaatactggTATTCTTTTGAAGCCTGACAAGCGTCCAGTAAACATCACAAAACAGTAGGCCCGAGGTCATAACAGagacaatatttatatatatatctgactGATAAGTGAAGAAGTCTTGGAGGTAATTCACAAACAATGATGTCCTAAAGAGGGGATATTTTTTGGAACATAAAGTGTTATAATGACTGTTATAACTATAAAGCTCTACAGTTGAAGCCATATTGCATAGAGTGTGTCTGTATCTTCCAGAGATGTAACGGAGATcagttttttcattattgttttcctcttttttgcACATCTGTTCATGGTAAAGCGTCTCCCATTCAGTTCGTACTGCTTTTATCCTCCCTTTGCACCCGCCTCACCCTGTTTTTTGATCTCTGCCTTCAGCAGCCTTTCCATGGCATCATCTGTGGCCACATCCAATGGAAGTTCGCCTTCGCTGTTCACAGCTCCGACCTGTGCGCCGTGCTCGATAAGGTATCTGCAACACACACagttttgaattattattattatttttttttagaagcacATGTTTGAATGTCTGTTCCATCAGGGTATAAAAACCTCCATAGATTTGATACTCTggtcattcaggtcgtcagctgacttcattttattgccacataatgctGCTAAGACTAGACCGGACTAtgtgaagcaaccccagattataacaccGCCTGCAGGGGTttacactatgcatgatgggtgcatccaATCTCCCTAGCAAATTTAAAGTGTGTCTTACTTATTAGTCTTATATTATAATAGAAgactaatataataatataatattattatacttttacttagtctcactaacaagtgtttaTGGCCAAacggctgtttagtcccaatcctgcaagttctcatgtggaaatgctcttattttcactattGAACACAGCTGTGATTTATACAGTCTGTTTTTTTGCAGTTGACAGTTAAGCAAGGCACTTATTTTACCAAAATcttaacaatatattttttcttgccTGATACCACCGAGAGCCAATTCAAAGTGTTGGCTGTGTTTTAAAAGAGGTGCTGTGCCACCTTTAGATAGCCAGCCAGCCAAGCAAGAGAACAGTTATTTGTCTAAAATAATCACTGCAACGGGGTAGATGAATATGACCTGTATGCATCgacaaacacatttattttaacatccCTTTATTAAATACAAGTTACTTACTACGGAAATCTAAAACTACTCATCACAAGCGGTTTGAAAGGGGTCAGGGATTCAGATTGtcccccccgccccccaaaTGTATACTCAACACTACCCATAAAGCCTTCTGCGTCAGAACACAAATAAACATCAATACAAAGTATAAACAGGCCTtaatatttgtcacatatacacacacttcacacacacacagatagaaaCTGACTTGGTGATCTGGATGAAGCCACAGGAAGCAGCTGCATGGAGGGGGGTCCAGCCCTCGTTGTCCCCTCGGTTCACTTCACTCCCGCTTTCTACAAGAAACTGCACCATCTCTGCGTTTTCATCGATGCAAGCCTGCAGGAATAAAAATGCGTACGTCATTTTTgatacatcatcatcatatatatttggacacatacacacacacacacacacacacacacaatcaaattCATATGACATGATGGtataatttaaaattgtatttgtatatcacttttatctttatttattttagatggGATTTATCAGGAAAACTGGGATAAGGAATGTTAGGAATTTCTAATCGAAATGATTTCACTCAGATTAAAGAATACACGTCAATGTAacatagctaaaaaaaaattttttttaagtacttatgtttatttttctacgTGTTATTGCTGTTTGTTTGTCCATGTTTCTGTTAGACTCAAATGTGCTCATGAATTTCGGGGAAACTATTTggggtgttttatttttgttttgtttttacacaggGTACACAGGCTCTTTGTGTTACCATGACGATGTTGATGGGCCATTTGTGATGAAAAGGTGTGCATGTGAGTATTTAAAAAGGTGTACAAGTATGACATTAGCTGCAAGTTATTTTAGTTATGCCATGTTAGTTTCGCTGCTGCATAAGAAGAAACAAGAAGGCCAAGAGCAACAGCACAGAGAATTCATTTAGCAGACAGTGGGGGAGGCTACACAATATTTGACCCACGGTTATTAGTGGAGGCCCCTTCTGCAACATGGAATGTTCTCCTGACAGATACGCAGCAGTTAAGACTGGTTCAGTGCTTCACACAGGTCGGAAAGCCGAGCTATTCAAAAGCGCTAAGGCTTGCACATTTTCTTAACCGGCAATTTAACATGGTAACAATcaataataaatactttattaataattaattatattttttgcagttaaagttttatttataacattctAGAATCATAATCATAACAAATCAGTTATGAGACAAATTAGCCAAGCACAAATAATTTAGACAAACAGAAGGCTGTCGAAAAACACTGCTTGTcttagttgtaaaaaaaaaaaaaaaggtccaatACAACACATCACCTGAACTACaaacgccctcttgtggtgtagaTGTTAATTGGCACATGAGAAATACTatgcaaaacaaacagcatcagtcaacatattttttaattgttgaaaTTCTTAATGACAATTAAACTAATGTTAGCTGTTCAAGACCAGAGCAGCGGTAGACATctgatttaattacatttaatgacattaattaaatttacttGCACTAACTTTAATTGTCGAATTTATCTCAAACACCTacatttcttacaggttttgGAATATTAAAACTAGGAAAGTATCTTATAAGCATTAAAATGCAGCATAACATTGatttatactactactactaataataataataataataataataagtctaGCAATAATGCAGTTGTGGCCCAGTCACCTCATGGTTCAAGGTTCTGAGCATGCCTAGATGCTCGTCTGTTCACAGCGCATGTAAAGActgatattatactgtatgtttctatATCCTTCCTGGTAGGAAACCAGGTGACAAGAAAACATTTCCCAACCCATCACATGACCACCATGAGCAGAACATGCAAGGCAGTTGGGAACCCCTTGGCGTCAATCAAATATCATTTAAATGCTACAGAGTAATCTTGCTGACCATGTGCAGTCCTTAATGCCCATAACTGACCCATTTTATAATAGGTGATGCCATGTTTATAAGGTACAAGGTCCCCCAAAAAGATTGAATGATTATAAGAGCAGATGCGTTTTCTAGCCACTTAattggaataaagaaaaaattgttGGACTAGACGAGTAATTTTTGCTTTCATTTCTGATCGGTAAACTGCACAAGAACAAATCTCTCTCCTACAgtatctgtgtttatttaactcCACTGGGTCTCTGGCGGAAGAAGAGTCACTGGTTGGCTGCCCATTTTCTATGATTTGTCAGAAAAGATGACgaatgttaaaagaaaaaaaactttgcatgtAGTGAAACAGGACAATTTGCTGTATGAACGTGCTGACAAATCTGCTGCAACAATGTGATGGATCATGTCGACATGGACCAGAATCTCAAATTGCACGTTTCTGACGCCTCATGGAATCTGTGGCGTGAGGAAATGGCACGGGTTCTCCCTACTGTTGTTATTCATTCTTCGATACTGCTCATTCGTtctggaggctatcccaggtACATtcggggcacaaggcaggttacacccagcacagggtgccaatctattacaGGACAAAACATGCAGGGCTAacatgcacacaccacacactcatacatctGTCTTTGGGACTGTGGATGGAGGCcggagtactcagaggaaatccaccaagcacggggagaatcaACCAACCGAGTAAGCAGGAATCAACCCTCcatcctggaggtgcgaggccacagtgctaaccacttcatCACCAAGACACTTCCCTAATGTTTAATACCAAGATatagttttaataatgcatgtttttatgtaaaatcttGAATTTGTTTACAACATTTGAACACAATCGCACGATGAAAGTGACcctttcatttcatgttttgtatctatctatctatctatctatctatctatctatctatctatctctctccctctctctatatGGACTAGAATTCCCTAATTGTCACCTTTGTGCATGCGCTCCATACCTCTCTGTGACTATGCTGGTGACTGGCTTATGCTTCTTTGATTATTTCATCTTGTTGCACCGCAACCTTCTCAAAATATTTGCATAACACTAGCTGATATAAACACAATGATTTGCATTTTCTTTGTCCAGACAGTGTGCTGTAGGACCCGGAATCTAGAGGTACTTCTCATAAAACTTCAGGCTAGTTAATGAATGCTTTGTGGCCCAAATGTATGCGGACAATGTGCCAATAACACCTCTATTTGGCTCTtctccaaactgttgccacaaagctGGAAGCACACATTTGTATAGAATAGCTTTGACTGCTGATAGTAAGTGGAGCAAACCGTTCCAGCACGACAGTGCCCCTGTGGACAAAGCAAGATCAACAAAAGACACCAGCGAACATCTTCGGGATGAGCTGGAACGCTGAATGCACCCCCCCAGATCGAGAAAAAGTATTTAACTAGCCATCCTatatttatgacaaaaaaagaaaagtccccTCAGATCGACTGAGGCTTTCGAAGAAGGAAAACATGACTACAAAGACGACGAGGGCTAAAACAGTAAAAGAGTGTACATTCGAGGAAGTTAAACAGACCCGGAGCTGGAGCGGATGCTCTGCTGTTTCCTCGCTTCCTGTTTGGGGCTTTAAAACGCCTGTACGGTTTTGATTGCTCCTCAACGTACACAGACGATTAAGTCAAAACAAGGCTTCTTGGTTTCCTCTTTCTTGCGTACCATGTGTTAAGATCCAGTCAGAGGatttcttatacacacacacattgttatgCTAAACTAGACATCTTTCATAAAACAGTAGTGCtttaacagtaatatttacAGGAGCACTGGTGAGTCagagaaaaaggaaggaaaaaaaaaaggtaagacaGAGGACTAAGGGACATGAAGCTTCACtagtttttaatcatttaaagtaaaaaatataaaccatCAATTGCCAGAGTTGCACCCTGGTATAAACCCTGATAAATATTTTCCCCCGATGTCCATGACATGATTGTATCATCCAGTCAGAATGCACAGTGTATTCTTTGTAGAGGTGGAAATATCTGAACAAGGGCATGGGCAGGTCACTCAGTGTACTTGTTtcaatcgtgtgtgtgtgtgtgtgtgtgtgtgtgtgtgtgtgtgtgtgtgtgtgtgtgtgtgtgtgtgtgtatatgaagcGCAGCGTGAATGGCCTTTACTTTTGACAACAGGCGTTTGTGCTGCCTGAAGAATCTTTTCCATCCCCTCAGTGCAAACTGAAGGACGAGTCCACAATTCTTTTCCATCccaaaataatcaaataaaaagtctaaaaagTATCGGAGTTCTGAAGAGAACAAAAGGGGGGTAGAACCAGGAGGAGTAaaggagaaagacagaaaatggACGAGAGAGACTCTGGAGAGAAGAGACGGAAAAATTTAAGAGAGAGTGTACTCCTCTATTTAATCTTTGTTGCCAGGCAACAAGAAAATAACATGGCAGAGAGGAATAGATAGTAAAGAAAAGCAGGGGACAAAGTACCAACATAAAGTATGTcacattctctctcttgctcactctcacattctctctctctctttcacactcacacacacgtacatgtAAACAGCCAAAGATGCACTTGCAACAAATATTCAATGAACTGCAGAACTTAATCAATAACTGATACGGTTACGCATCTGCGTAGACTAAATATGGTAACAGGCCGCTGCCAGCCTGAGTGCGCTTCCACCTTCATGCAGTGGCATGCCAGTAAAATCATTTCCTCATAGCACTCAGAATGCTTTCATCTCCTCCTACGTTCATTAGAACCAAACAGGTTCATCACGCAACTCGCATACAGACGGTGACCCGAGCTATGCTGTCAGCTCCGTCCACGTTACTGCGATACAGACGCTACAGAGCAGACCatcagctttaatttaagggTATGGCAGTCCACGCTGTACAAATTATAGCCCTCCTTATGCACCGTCTTCCAGTTTTGGACGTCCAAAAGTAACTGGACGAGTCGCGGCTCTGATTCAGCAGTTCATGTGGGAGGAAGCTCGTAAAAAGTGCTGCATTTGATTCCAGATGTGGCATTTGTATATGGAGTTTGTTAGTCATCTTGGAGGAATGCCAATATAAGTACAGGAGGTCAgcaaaagaatttaaaatatatataaggtGAACTGGGGTTGCAAACTTCGCACACTATTCTTATCCCCGTTGACTGGACACGCTAACAACGAATAATCGATTTATCGTCAGTTATTACGGTTATGTTAATAGCAGTAGTTTTAAATAGTCTTGACAAATTGGTTTTATAGAACAAATTGATGAAACCTAACagtttaaacataataataataataataatagtaataataataataataataataataatgatgataatgacaAGCGGTGTAACAGACCGCAAAGTTTAACCTGCGTAAAAAACACCACAGGTTTTTTGGATCGTTACATTTTTTGGTCATTCCTTTGAGTAAAATAtgcaacttattattattattttttatttttttttgcatatacacAAAGAATTGCCAGGTCACACTGTTTAAAGTGCTAGGTACCAGAGATGggtaaaaattatgtaaaaaaaaaaacaaa belongs to Clarias gariepinus isolate MV-2021 ecotype Netherlands chromosome 2, CGAR_prim_01v2, whole genome shotgun sequence and includes:
- the zmp:0000001167 gene encoding protein phosphatase 1 regulatory subunit 12A isoform X2, which gives rise to MAATDRSRSEAAKQRRQDQLRRWQGSETDMTGAEARIRALKSAKVRFAQGAVFMAACSAGDRDEVAELLRQGADINHANVDGLTALHQACIDENAEMVQFLVESGSEVNRGDNEGWTPLHAAASCGFIQITKYLIEHGAQVGAVNSEGELPLDVATDDAMERLLKAEIKKQGVDVEQARREEERVMMQDVMAVLAGSGSLVPHPNTKATPLHVAAAKGYIEVLKVLLKCKLDVDSRDCDGWTALHAAAHWGQEEACSLLADHMCDMNAVNNVGQTAIDVADENLVEKLEELQKKQNAMRTAKQKMKIPLSVIETSPPISMAPVRPRSKEKITLHEREKHPPPTLQTPPTEEEEEESNTQSRSGAPSKASSSSSSEEESESESDAESEKAKTRELINNLNNKRNNATSLTTTTTTSSTTNQNKKPEPTRPAVSEAPGSWRTSLRKAGSSVTLGPSGVSDTATENPRGTESTSSAGMSRSASSPRLTSDIDTKEPRLARVQPTPSRRLFSVGDSSTSTVSDNPSSWLSRSSSYTRRLNSQSGSEPAQQNPSLPRSSSYGRKLDDSSVTSVTTQGTSGLSRLNNIVAQRLAQEESEKKDPVSTTTTTTTGEQENKQRRRSYLTPVRDEEAEAQRKARSRHARQSRRSTQGVTLTDLQEAEKTIKTESKGKEKTKEEEEKEAKQKKAEEGEVSWRSRIANLQKSDLLGLTHPPGAPRPADRKDAEDTLADIEERARERRRARARRRERLGESEDNEAGAEEESSGGPDPQTNRYLSSRSHLALNDCLVAGGQDVKDYKRLFEKLSRENTHLQSQLQDTLRTVSLTRMELEKATQRQERFSDCSALLELEKKEKVMLERRAAELEEELKVLGDLKADNQRLKDENGALIRVISKLSK
- the zmp:0000001167 gene encoding protein phosphatase 1 regulatory subunit 12A isoform X1, giving the protein MAATDRSRSEAAKQRRQDQLRRWQGSETDMTGAEARIRALKSAKVRFAQGAVFMAACSAGDRDEVAELLRQGADINHANVDGLTALHQACIDENAEMVQFLVESGSEVNRGDNEGWTPLHAAASCGFIQITKYLIEHGAQVGAVNSEGELPLDVATDDAMERLLKAEIKKQGVDVEQARREEERVMMQDVMAVLAGSGSLVPHPNTKATPLHVAAAKGYIEVLKVLLKCKLDVDSRDCDGWTALHAAAHWGQEEACSLLADHMCDMNAVNNVGQTAIDVADENLVEKLEELQKKQNAMRTAKQKMKIPLSVIETSPPISMAPVRPRRTSISRMSSKEKITLHEREKHPPPTLQTPPTEEEEEESNTQSRSGAPSKASSSSSSEEESESESDAESEKAKTRELINNLNNKRNNATSLTTTTTTSSTTNQNKKPEPTRPAVSEAPGSWRTSLRKAGSSVTLGPSGVSDTATENPRGTESTSSAGMSRSASSPRLTSDIDTKEPRLARVQPTPSRRLFSVGDSSTSTVSDNPSSWLSRSSSYTRRLNSQSGSEPAQQNPSLPRSSSYGRKLDDSSVTSVTTQGTSGLSRLNNIVAQRLAQEESEKKDPVSTTTTTTTGEQENKQRRRSYLTPVRDEEAEAQRKARSRHARQSRRSTQGVTLTDLQEAEKTIKTESKGKEKTKEEEEKEAKQKKAEEGEVSWRSRIANLQKSDLLGLTHPPGAPRPADRKDAEDTLADIEERARERRRARARRRERLGESEDNEAGAEEESSGGPDPQTNRYLSSRSHLALNDCLVAGGQDVKDYKRLFEKLSRENTHLQSQLQDTLRTVSLTRMELEKATQRQERFSDCSALLELEKKEKVMLERRAAELEEELKVLGDLKADNQRLKDENGALIRVISKLSK